The Anopheles merus strain MAF chromosome 2L, AmerM5.1, whole genome shotgun sequence genome has a segment encoding these proteins:
- the LOC121593969 gene encoding sideroflexin-2, with amino-acid sequence MSNIDIVQPLWDLSTFTGRLKHYFWITDPRTCFATDEELDRAKELYQSVKAGTIPQNTTIDQIHYAKKLYESAFHPDSGEKQNVFGRMSFQMPGGMAITGAMLQWYKTTTGVVFWQWVNQSFNALVNYTNRNANSSLSTTQLGVAYVSATTSALVAAVGYKAYLQKRATPLFQRYVPFVAVAAANCINIPLMRQNELIHGIGIEDENGNVVGSSRLAAAKGIAQVVTSRIAMCAPGMLILPVIMERLEQYQSFRRIAILHAPFQVLVVGCFLTVMVPTACALFPQKAELSTSVMKLVEPEFYEEMCKKNERVPELVYFNKGL; translated from the exons ATGTCCAACATCGATATCGTGCAGCCGCTGTGGGATCTGAGCACCTTTACCGGCCGTCTGAAGCACTACTTCTGGATAACTGACCCGCGCACATGCTTCGCCACCGATGAGGAGCTTGATCGCGCCAAAGAGCTGTACCAAAGTGTGAA GGCTGGCACTATACCTCAAAATACAACGATCGATCAGATACATTATGCGAAGAAGCTGTACGAAAGCGCCTTCCATCCGGACAGTGGCGAGAAGCAGAACGTGTTCGGGCGGATGAGCTTTCAGATGCCGGGCGGTATGGCCATTACCGGGGCCATGCTACAGTGGTACAA aaCAACGACCGGAGTGGTATTCTGGCAGTGGGTGAACCAATCGTTCAATGCGCTCGTCAACTACACGAACCGTAACGCAAACTCGTCCCTCTCGACCACCCAGCTAGGGGTGGCTTACGTGTCGGCCACGACGTCCGCCCTGGTGGCCGCGGTCGGCTACAAGGCGTACCTGCAGAAGCGGGCCACACCATTGTTCCAGCGATACGTTCCGTttgtggcggtggcggcggccaaCTGCATCAACATACCGCTGATGCGCCAGAACGAGCTGATACACGGCATCGGCATTGAGGATGAGAATGGCAATGTGGTCGGTTCGAGCCGGTTGGCTGCGGCGAAAGGAATTGCCCAG GTGGTAACTTCCCGCATTGCCATGTGTGCACCGGGAATGCTGATCCTGCCTGTCATCATGGAACGATTGGAGCAATATCAGTCCTTCCGCCGTATCGCGATTCTTCACGCACCATTCCAGGTTTTGGTTGTCGGTTGTTT CCTAACGGTAATGGTACCGACGGCCTGTGCGCTGTTCCCGCAGAAGGCAGAGCTGAGCACGAGCGTGATGAAGCTGGTCGAGCCAGAGTTCTACGAGGAGATGTGCAAGAAGAACGAGCGCGTACCAGAGCTTGTGTACTTTAACAAGGGACTGTAA
- the LOC121594041 gene encoding nucleoside diphosphate kinase, producing MIASLLAFFSLFSSAMAANKERTFIMIKPDGVQRGLVGQIMQRFEAKGFKLVAMKFMWPSKELLEKHYADLSARPFFPGLVTYMSSGPVVPMVWEGLNAVKTGRKMLGATNPADSEPGTIRGDLCVQVGRNIIHGSDAVESANKEIALWFKDEELVSWTPATEGWVYE from the exons ATGATCGCTTCACTTCTAGCATTTTTCTCGCTGTTCTCATCCGCGATGGCCGCCAACAAGGAACGTACCTTCATCATGATCAAGCCCGACGGAGTCCAGCGTGGACTCGTCGGCCAGATCATGCAGCGCTTCGAGGCCAAGGGCTTCAAGCTGGTCGCGATGAAGTTCATGTGG CCATCGAAGGAGCTGCTCGAGAAGCACTACGCCGACCTGTCGGCCCGTCCGTTCTTCCCCGGACTGGTCACGTACATGAGCTCCGGCCCGGTCGTACCGATGGTCTGGGAGGGCCTGAACGCCGTCAAGACGGGCCGCAAGATGCTGGGCGCCACCAACCCGGCCGACTCCGAGCCCGGCACCATCCGTGGCGATCTGTGCGTCCAGGTCGGACGTAACATCATCCACGGCTCGGATGCGGTCGAATCGGCCAACAAGGAGATCGCTCTGTGGTTCAAGGACGAGGAGCTGGTATCCTGGACGCCGGCCACCGAAGGATGGGTGTACGAGTAA
- the LOC121591822 gene encoding cytochrome b5: MSEVKTYSLADVKSHNTNKSTWIVIHNDIYDVTEFLNEHPGGEEVLLEQAGREATEAFEDVGHSSDAREMMKKFKVGELIEAERKQIPVKKEPDWKMDQQDDNQLKQWIVPLILGLLATILYRFYFTQ, encoded by the exons ATGTCGGAAGTGAAAACGTACTCGTTGGCGGACGTAAAGTCCCACAACACGAACAAATCGACCTGGATTGTGATTCACAACGACATCTACGATGTGACGGAGTTTTTGAACGAG CATCCCGGTGGCGAGGAGGTGCTGCTCGAACAGGCCGGCAGGGAAGCAACGGAAGCGTTTGAGGACGTCGGTCACAGCAGCGATGCCCGGGAGATGATGAAGAAGTTCAAAGTTGGCGAGCTGATCGAAGCGGAACGAAAACAGATCCCGGTGAAGAAGGAACCGGACTGGAAAATGGACCAGCAGGATGATAA CCAACTGAAGCAGTGGATAGTGCCACTTATTCTAGGACTGCTCGCCACCATCCTCTATCGGTTCTACTTCACCCAGTAA
- the LOC121591819 gene encoding tubulin alpha-8 chain-like isoform X1, with protein MREVISIQVGQAGCQIGNACWQLFTTEHGIQPDGLMAPNQAVEENMAAFFQDTRSGRVVPRSIFIDLEESVIDDIRNSAYKQLYHPEYMIMGKEDAANNFARGHYTVGKQIIDRVGNTIRKLSEQCDGLQGFLLFHSFGGGTGSGFTSLLLDQIVLDYAKKCKLQFAVYPSPKISTAVVEPYNAVLCTHGTMNTSDCCFIMDNEATYEICSKTLQIDRPHYTDLNALVAQVVSSATASLRFKGTMNVDLNEFQTNLVPFPRVHYPLVSYAPLVSASKASHESSSVAEIASACFTADNTMVKCDPRHGKYMACCMLFRGDVVPKDTNEAVAAIKKKRHISFVDWCPTGFKIGINQQAPSVLPGSELAKPKRAVCMLSNSTAISEAWARLNQKYDLMYKKRAFVHWYVGEGMEEGEFAEAREDLACLERDYEEVAGDTVASGEEYYDDDEY; from the exons ATG CGTGAAGTAATCTCGATACAGGTAGGCCAGGCAGGATGCCAGATTGGGAACGCTTGCTGGCAGCTGTTCACCACCGAGCACGGCATACAGCCGGACGGGCTGATGGCACCTAACCAAGCGGTGGAGGAAAACATGGCCGCCTTCTTTCAAGACACACGCTCCGGCCGGGTGGTGCCGCGCAGCATCTTCATCGATCTGGAGGAGTCGGTGATTGACGACATCCGGAACAGCGCGTACAAGCAGCTGTACCATCCCGAGTACATGATCATGGGCAAGGAGGACGCGGCGAACAACTTTGCCCGCGGGCACTACACCGTCGGCAAGCAGATCATCGACCGAGTCGGCAACACGATCCGCAAGCTGTCGGAGCAGTGCGACGGGCTGCAGGGCTTTCTGCTGTTCCACTCGTTCGGCGGCGGCACCGGGTCCGGCTTTACCTCGCTGCTGCTCGACCAGATCGTGCTGGACTATGCGAAGAAGTGCAAGCTACAGTTCGCCGTCTACCCGTCGCCCAAGATCTCGACCGCCGTGGTCGAACCGTACAACGCGGTACTGTGTACGCACGGCACGATGAACACGTCCGACTGCTGCTTCATCATGGACAACGAGGCGACGTACGAGATCTGCTCGAAAACGCTGCAGATCGATCGGCCGCACTACACCGACCTGAACGCGCTCGTGGCGCAGGTCGTGTCGTCGGCCACCGCCTCGCTCCGCTTCAAGGGCACGATGAACGTGGACCTGAACGAGTTCCAGACGAACCTGGTGCCGTTCCCGCGCGTGCACTATCCGCTCGTGTCGTACGCACCGCTCGTATCCGCCTCGAAAGCGTCGCACGAGAGCAGCTCGGTGGCGGAGATTGCGAGCGCGTGCTTCACCGCGGACAACACGATGGTCAAGTGTGACCCGCGGCACGGCAAGTACATGGCGTGCTGCATGCTGTTCCGGGGCGACGTCGTGCCGAAGGACACGAACGAGGCGGTGGCAGCGATCAAGAAGAAGCGCCACATCAGCTTCGTCGACTGGTGCCCGACCGGGTTCAAGATCGGCATCAACCAGCAGGCCCCGTCCGTGCTGCCGGGCAGCGAGCTGGCCAAACCGAAGCGGGCCGTCTGCATGCTCTCCAACTCGACCGCCATCTCGGAGGCGTGGGCCCGGCTGAACCAGAAGTACGACCTGATGTACAAGAAGCGCGCGTTCGTGCATTGGTACGTCGGGGAGGGCATGGAGGAGGGCGAGTTTGCGGAGGCGCGCGAGGATTTGGCGTGCCTCGAGCGGGACTACGAGGAGGTGGCGGGCGATACGGTCGCCTCCGGGGAGGAGTattacgatgatgatgagtatTAG
- the LOC121591819 gene encoding tubulin alpha-8 chain-like isoform X2 produces MAPNQAVEENMAAFFQDTRSGRVVPRSIFIDLEESVIDDIRNSAYKQLYHPEYMIMGKEDAANNFARGHYTVGKQIIDRVGNTIRKLSEQCDGLQGFLLFHSFGGGTGSGFTSLLLDQIVLDYAKKCKLQFAVYPSPKISTAVVEPYNAVLCTHGTMNTSDCCFIMDNEATYEICSKTLQIDRPHYTDLNALVAQVVSSATASLRFKGTMNVDLNEFQTNLVPFPRVHYPLVSYAPLVSASKASHESSSVAEIASACFTADNTMVKCDPRHGKYMACCMLFRGDVVPKDTNEAVAAIKKKRHISFVDWCPTGFKIGINQQAPSVLPGSELAKPKRAVCMLSNSTAISEAWARLNQKYDLMYKKRAFVHWYVGEGMEEGEFAEAREDLACLERDYEEVAGDTVASGEEYYDDDEY; encoded by the coding sequence ATGGCACCTAACCAAGCGGTGGAGGAAAACATGGCCGCCTTCTTTCAAGACACACGCTCCGGCCGGGTGGTGCCGCGCAGCATCTTCATCGATCTGGAGGAGTCGGTGATTGACGACATCCGGAACAGCGCGTACAAGCAGCTGTACCATCCCGAGTACATGATCATGGGCAAGGAGGACGCGGCGAACAACTTTGCCCGCGGGCACTACACCGTCGGCAAGCAGATCATCGACCGAGTCGGCAACACGATCCGCAAGCTGTCGGAGCAGTGCGACGGGCTGCAGGGCTTTCTGCTGTTCCACTCGTTCGGCGGCGGCACCGGGTCCGGCTTTACCTCGCTGCTGCTCGACCAGATCGTGCTGGACTATGCGAAGAAGTGCAAGCTACAGTTCGCCGTCTACCCGTCGCCCAAGATCTCGACCGCCGTGGTCGAACCGTACAACGCGGTACTGTGTACGCACGGCACGATGAACACGTCCGACTGCTGCTTCATCATGGACAACGAGGCGACGTACGAGATCTGCTCGAAAACGCTGCAGATCGATCGGCCGCACTACACCGACCTGAACGCGCTCGTGGCGCAGGTCGTGTCGTCGGCCACCGCCTCGCTCCGCTTCAAGGGCACGATGAACGTGGACCTGAACGAGTTCCAGACGAACCTGGTGCCGTTCCCGCGCGTGCACTATCCGCTCGTGTCGTACGCACCGCTCGTATCCGCCTCGAAAGCGTCGCACGAGAGCAGCTCGGTGGCGGAGATTGCGAGCGCGTGCTTCACCGCGGACAACACGATGGTCAAGTGTGACCCGCGGCACGGCAAGTACATGGCGTGCTGCATGCTGTTCCGGGGCGACGTCGTGCCGAAGGACACGAACGAGGCGGTGGCAGCGATCAAGAAGAAGCGCCACATCAGCTTCGTCGACTGGTGCCCGACCGGGTTCAAGATCGGCATCAACCAGCAGGCCCCGTCCGTGCTGCCGGGCAGCGAGCTGGCCAAACCGAAGCGGGCCGTCTGCATGCTCTCCAACTCGACCGCCATCTCGGAGGCGTGGGCCCGGCTGAACCAGAAGTACGACCTGATGTACAAGAAGCGCGCGTTCGTGCATTGGTACGTCGGGGAGGGCATGGAGGAGGGCGAGTTTGCGGAGGCGCGCGAGGATTTGGCGTGCCTCGAGCGGGACTACGAGGAGGTGGCGGGCGATACGGTCGCCTCCGGGGAGGAGTattacgatgatgatgagtatTAG